The DNA region AGGTGAACGGGCCGGACATCGTGCTGGAGCGGCCCACGCGCTACGGGCTGGGCTTTCAGCTCACCATGCCCGAGCGGCGGCTCGGCCCCGGGCCGCGCGCCTTCGGGCACTTCGGCGCGGGCGGGTCGCTCGGCTTCGCGGATCCCGACGCGCGCGTGGCCATCGGCTACGCGATGAACCAGGGGCGCCCGGGCTGGCAGCACCGGCACGTGCGCGAGCTGATCGATCTGGTGTACGCCGCGCTCTGAAGTTCCGCTCTGAGGCTCGGGCCGCGGGCCCGCCGGCGGCTCAGCGAGTCGCCTCGACGTTTCCGCGGAAACGCGGCCCGGCTGCAGGCTCGACCGGCCGCAGGACGTCGATCGCCCAGCCGAGATCCAGGCGCTCGCCCAGCCAGAGGGGGAGCCCGGTTCGCGCGGTGATGCGCAGGCCCGCCTCGGCGTGCCGCGCGCGCAGCGCCGCCACGGGCGCGTCGCCGAGGGCCGGCGGAACCGGCGCTTCAGGCAAGGGCTCGCCGTCCGGGCGATGAAAGTGTAGCGTCTCGTCCGGCGCGCGCGCGATCTGGAAGCCCTCCTCGTGCACGGCGCGGTGGTGTCGGCGGCAGAGGAGGGCCAGGTTGGACAGCGTGGTGGGGCCTCCGCGGGCCCAGTGCTGGATGTGATGCCCTTCCGTGAAGCGGCTGCCGCAACCGGGGAAGCGGCAACCCTGATCTCGGGCCTGTAAGGCCCGTCGCAGGGCAGGCGGAATGGTGCGACTACGGGCCGCGACCTCCACGATGCGCCCTGCGTCGTCGTGGCGCATCACTGTGCGGCTGGCGTCACAGGCTAGGCGCGCCGACGTTTCCGCGGAAACGTGCGTACCGTCCTCGAGCACGGACTGACCGGGCTGGTCGGGGTCGGCGAGCACAGGGGCGTCGACATGGACGACCACCTGGTAGCGGTCGGCGGCGGTGGTGGGCTCGAGGCCGTGCTTCAGGCCATGCTCTAGGGCGGTGGCGGCGAGGAGCGCCAGGGCGTCGGCGCGCTGCTGGGCCGGTGTGGGCGGGTCGCCGAGCGGGTCGCGCGGGCCGCTGAACGTGACAGTAAAACCACCTTGGTAGAGGGCCTCGCGCGCGGCGTCCAAGGCCTTGACGAACAGCGCGCCCACCTCGGGCTCGAGCCGGCCGCGGAGCACTACCGTGCCGTCGTCGTCGTGGAAGACGTGCAGGGCGCGGTTCTGATGGCGGAGCTTCGCTTCGCGAGCCTCCGCCTGCCGGTCCACTCGTCGCCAGCCGCGCACGATGCGCTCGACGTGGGAGGCAGTGCCCGCGCGGCCCACGCCAAGGAGGCGCTCCTCCGTCTCCGGCGTGGCCACCCGGGTGAGCGCGCGCACCTTGGCGTAGGAGAGCTCGCCGCGCGCGAGCGCCGCGGCCAGTCGCGGCAGCGCCGGGAGGGCGCGCGCCACCCGCACGCGCTCGCGGGCGGCACCGAGATTCATCCCCACGCGCCAGGCCAGCCACTCGGCGCAGGAGCGGAAGCCCGTGTTCCAGCCTCCGCGGGTGTCGAACTCCCGAATGAGATCGAGCAGCCGCGCCGTGGCGGCATCGAGATGGGCGGCGAGCTCGGCGATCTCGTCGCCCAGGCGCTCCAGCTCGGCGACGCGCGGGTGGGTGGGGACCACGGTGGGCATCGGCGCGCGTGACATGGTCGCGGTGATCGGCATGGCGTCTCCTCCTGCTGCGCCGACTCTACACCGCGGTTTTCGCGCGACCTGGGAGCCTGCACGGCGCGCGATCGGCGCGAAGGAGCAGATTTTCGATGGCCGCCTGCGCGATGGTGCGCCCGTGAGGCGCCGTGCCGCGCTGACGGGCCGCCTTCGCGACGTCGTCGACCCGGTGGCGCGGGCCGCTCGGGAGGCCGTCAAGACGTATCTGTTCTGATACGTCGCCCGACGGGGGTGCTATCGTAGCAGTTCAGCATGACGTGCACCGGCTGTCGCTTCGAGGCTCCGCCCGACTTCGCCTTCTGCCCCCGCTGCGGACAGAAGCTGGCCGCCGCCGCCGCCCCGCCGCCCGCTCCCACGCCCGAGGCCGACCGCCGCCAGGTCACCGTCCTCTTCGCGGACCTTTCCGGGTTCACGGCGCTCTCCGAGCGGCTCGATCCCGAGGAGGTGCGTGAGTTCCAGAACGCGCTCTTCGCGACCATGGCGCAGGCTATACAAGTCATGGACGGCTTCGTGGAGAAGTTCGTGGGTGACGCCGTCATGGCGGTCTTCGGCGCGCCGGTCGCGCACGAGGACGATCCCCAGCGTGCCGTCACCGCCGCGCTCGACATGCTCACGCGCGGCGCGGCACTGAGCCGGCAGTGGGAGCGGCGCCTGGGCCAGCCGGTGTCCCTGCACGTGGGGGTGCACACCGGTCCCGTGGTCGCGGGCAGCCTGGGCGGCGGCGCGGGCGCGGGGGGCGCGTACGCCGTGACGGGCGACACCGTCAACACCACCGCGCGCCTGCTCTCCGCAGCGCCGGCGGACACCATCCTCGTCTCCGATACGACCTACGCGCTCACGCGGCACCACTTCGCCTTCGAACCGGCGGATCCGGTCGCCGCGAAGGGCAAGGCCGAGCCCATCGTCGTGCACCGCCTGATGGGGGCGCTCGCCGACCCGACCTCCTCCCGCGGCCTGAGCGCGCTGGGCCTGGCCGCACCGCTGGTGGGACGCGCGGGCGAGCTCGCGCAGCTCGAGGGCGCTTTCGCGCGGATGCGCGAAGGCCGCGCGCAGGTGGTCAGCGTGGTGGGCGAGGCGGGCACGGGCAAGTCCCGGCTGATCGCGGAGCTCTTCGCGCGCCTCGGCGCGAGCGGCCGCCTGGACGGCGTGGTGCAGCGGCGCGCGGCCTGCTCCTCGCTGGGTGAACCGACCTACGGCGTGTTCGGCGCGCTTTTCCGCGACGCCTACCGTGTCGAGTCGGGGGACTCCCTGGACGTGGCCCGCGAGAAGCTCGTCACCGGGCTGCGGGCGCTAGGCGCGCGCGACGAGGAGGCGGAGGCCGTCGCGCCGGTGCTGAGCTATGTGCTGGGCGTGGAGGAAGCGAAGCCGCGCGACGTGGAGCCCGAGCAGCTCCAGCGCCAGATCGCCCTGGCCGCGCGCACGCTGCTCGAGCGGCGCCTGTCCCAGGAGCCGCTGCTGCTCTTGATCGAGGACCTCCACTGGGCGGACACGGCTTCCGTGGATCTTCTGCGCAATGCGGCGGATCAACTTGCGGACCGGCCGCTCATGTTCCTGCTGACGCATCGGCCCGAGGCCAAGCCTCCGATGGTGGCGCGCGCCGAGCAAACGATCATCCGCCTGGGGCCGCTCTCCGCGTCGGATACCCGGGCAATGGTGGACGGCCTCTTCGGCGAGGCGATCGGCGACCCCCTGGGGCAGATCGGTGACATCGTGGTGAGCCGCGCGGGCGGCAATCCGTTCTTTGTGGAAGAGATCGTCCGCATGCTGGTGGCGCGCGGCGTCCTCGTGCGCGAGGGCGATCGCTGGGCCAGCCCCGCCTCGTACCAGGAGGTGGACGTGCCACCCACGCTCCAGGGGCTTCTCCTCTCGCGGATCGACAAGCTCGGCGTCGAGGAACGGCGTCTCCTGCAGGAGGCCGCCGTGCTGGGGGTGGACTTCGACGAGCCGCTGCTGCGCGCGGTGGCGGCCGCGCCGGGGGACGCGCTCGGGCGCCTCGTGGAGGCCGATCTCCTCCAGCCGGCGGGGCGCGGGCGGGAGGGCGCGCGATTCCGCTTCACCCACGCGCTCGTGCACGATGTCGTGTACCAGAACCTCCTGCTCGCGCGGCGCACGGAGATGCACGAGCGGGTGGCGCGCGCGGTGGAGCAGGCGGCGGGCCCCCACCCGGAGCGCTTGAGCGACCTCGAGGCGCTGGGGCATCACTGGAGCCTCAGCGCCGACAAGGCCCGGGGCGCGCGCTATCTGCTCGCCGCGGGTGACTGGGCGCGGGGCGTCTACGCGAACGACGACGCGATCCGTCACTACGACCGCGCGCGGCGCATCCTCGCC from Candidatus Methylomirabilota bacterium includes:
- a CDS encoding adenylate/guanylate cyclase domain-containing protein, coding for MTCTGCRFEAPPDFAFCPRCGQKLAAAAAPPPAPTPEADRRQVTVLFADLSGFTALSERLDPEEVREFQNALFATMAQAIQVMDGFVEKFVGDAVMAVFGAPVAHEDDPQRAVTAALDMLTRGAALSRQWERRLGQPVSLHVGVHTGPVVAGSLGGGAGAGGAYAVTGDTVNTTARLLSAAPADTILVSDTTYALTRHHFAFEPADPVAAKGKAEPIVVHRLMGALADPTSSRGLSALGLAAPLVGRAGELAQLEGAFARMREGRAQVVSVVGEAGTGKSRLIAELFARLGASGRLDGVVQRRAACSSLGEPTYGVFGALFRDAYRVESGDSLDVAREKLVTGLRALGARDEEAEAVAPVLSYVLGVEEAKPRDVEPEQLQRQIALAARTLLERRLSQEPLLLLIEDLHWADTASVDLLRNAADQLADRPLMFLLTHRPEAKPPMVARAEQTIIRLGPLSASDTRAMVDGLFGEAIGDPLGQIGDIVVSRAGGNPFFVEEIVRMLVARGVLVREGDRWASPASYQEVDVPPTLQGLLLSRIDKLGVEERRLLQEAAVLGVDFDEPLLRAVAAAPGDALGRLVEADLLQPAGRGREGARFRFTHALVHDVVYQNLLLARRTEMHERVARAVEQAAGPHPERLSDLEALGHHWSLSADKARGARYLLAAGDWARGVYANDDAIRHYDRARRILADCPGGEADTLAARERLGDLLGLTGRRDDALGHYEVVRAAAEAGSDGAAAARLHRKIGGLHWDAGDRERAGACFAAGLERLGAAGDAIERAHLFQEMGRLAFRGGDNAAAIEWAERALAEATGESASAGAGVAAPGEAERAREAAVVRVHAYNTLGVALARTGRPTEAVEQIERSVALAEARDLLQAACRGYTNLSVLYASLDPPRSIETCRRGLAMAKRVGDLGFQSRLYANLAVAYCALTDRCEAEGVEAAQAAVALDRRLGLIDHLAVPLIVLGQIEQCHGDHTAAFACYEEALGLAEQAGEPQLLFPCYDGLATLYLDTGDVATAECYLAKAQAVCERAGVEPDALMVLPFLC
- a CDS encoding serine hydrolase; this encodes VNGPDIVLERPTRYGLGFQLTMPERRLGPGPRAFGHFGAGGSLGFADPDARVAIGYAMNQGRPGWQHRHVRELIDLVYAAL
- a CDS encoding DUF222 domain-containing protein — encoded protein: MPITATMSRAPMPTVVPTHPRVAELERLGDEIAELAAHLDAATARLLDLIREFDTRGGWNTGFRSCAEWLAWRVGMNLGAARERVRVARALPALPRLAAALARGELSYAKVRALTRVATPETEERLLGVGRAGTASHVERIVRGWRRVDRQAEAREAKLRHQNRALHVFHDDDGTVVLRGRLEPEVGALFVKALDAAREALYQGGFTVTFSGPRDPLGDPPTPAQQRADALALLAATALEHGLKHGLEPTTAADRYQVVVHVDAPVLADPDQPGQSVLEDGTHVSAETSARLACDASRTVMRHDDAGRIVEVAARSRTIPPALRRALQARDQGCRFPGCGSRFTEGHHIQHWARGGPTTLSNLALLCRRHHRAVHEEGFQIARAPDETLHFHRPDGEPLPEAPVPPALGDAPVAALRARHAEAGLRITARTGLPLWLGERLDLGWAIDVLRPVEPAAGPRFRGNVEATR